From a single Streptomyces misionensis genomic region:
- a CDS encoding HAMP domain-containing sensor histidine kinase: protein MSGNGRQAAGGNPRPRAEDPWGGVRPFSIKTKLGALVVIAVLITTGLSIVAVHTKTELRFIMVFSMIATLLITQFVAHSLTMPLDEMNAVARSISQGDYTRRVRESRRDELGDLAQTINVMADELEAQDLQRKELVANVSHELRTPIAGLRAVLENIVDGVTEADPETMRTALKQTERLGRLVETLLDLSRLDNGVVPLKLRRFEVWPYLSGVLKEANMVASARAGIASGSGSHTRTDVHLHLDVSPPELTAHADPERIHQVVANLIDNAVKHSPPHGRVTVKARRGPQPDSLELEVLDEGPGIPRSEWHRVFERFNRGAVTRPHGPGSDGGTGLGLAIARWAVDLHGGRIGVAESERGCRIIVTLPGLNSASS, encoded by the coding sequence GTGAGCGGAAACGGGCGCCAGGCCGCAGGCGGGAACCCCCGGCCCCGCGCCGAGGATCCCTGGGGCGGCGTGCGCCCGTTCTCGATCAAGACCAAGCTGGGCGCGCTGGTCGTCATCGCGGTCCTGATCACCACCGGTCTGTCGATCGTCGCCGTGCACACCAAGACGGAGCTCCGCTTCATCATGGTGTTCTCGATGATCGCCACCCTGCTGATCACCCAGTTCGTGGCGCACTCGCTCACCATGCCGCTGGACGAGATGAACGCGGTGGCCCGCTCCATCTCCCAGGGCGACTACACCCGCCGGGTGCGCGAGTCGCGCCGGGACGAGCTGGGCGACCTGGCCCAGACGATCAACGTCATGGCCGACGAGCTGGAGGCCCAGGACCTCCAGCGCAAGGAACTGGTCGCCAACGTCTCCCATGAGCTGCGCACCCCCATCGCGGGGCTGCGGGCTGTCCTGGAGAACATCGTCGACGGGGTCACCGAGGCCGATCCGGAGACCATGCGGACGGCCCTGAAACAGACCGAGCGGCTCGGCCGGCTGGTGGAGACGCTGCTGGACCTGTCCCGGCTCGACAACGGCGTCGTACCGCTCAAGCTGCGGCGCTTCGAGGTGTGGCCGTACCTGTCGGGCGTGCTGAAGGAGGCCAACATGGTCGCCTCGGCGCGCGCCGGCATCGCCTCCGGCTCCGGCAGCCACACCCGCACCGACGTCCATCTGCACCTGGACGTCTCCCCGCCGGAGCTGACCGCGCACGCGGACCCCGAGCGCATCCACCAGGTCGTCGCCAATCTGATCGACAACGCGGTCAAGCACAGCCCGCCGCACGGCCGGGTCACCGTGAAGGCCCGCCGCGGGCCCCAGCCGGACTCGCTGGAGCTGGAGGTGCTGGACGAGGGTCCGGGCATCCCCCGCTCGGAGTGGCACCGCGTCTTCGAGCGGTTCAACCGGGGCGCCGTCACCCGGCCGCACGGCCCCGGCAGCGATGGCGGCACCGGGCTCGGTCTGGCGATCGCCCGCTGGGCCGTGGATCTGCACGGCGGCCGGATCGGTGTGGCCGAATCCGAGCGAGGCTGCCGGATCATCGTCACCCTTCCGGGACTGAACTCCGCTTCAAGTTGA
- a CDS encoding response regulator transcription factor has product MEQTHTSQSGAAATTTPGAQRRVLVVEDDPTIVDAIAARLRAEGFLVQTAADGPAAVDTAEAWQPDLLILDIMLPGFDGLEVCRRVQAQRPVPVLMLTARDDETDMLVGLGVGADDYMTKPFSMRELAARVHVLLRRVERAAIAASTPRSGILRLGELEIDHAQRRVRVKSEDVHLTPTEFDLLVCLANTPRAVLSREQLLAEVWDWADASGTRTVDSHIKALRRKIGAERIRTVHGVGYALETPTP; this is encoded by the coding sequence ATGGAGCAGACACACACCTCCCAGAGCGGCGCGGCGGCCACAACCACTCCGGGCGCCCAGCGCCGGGTGCTGGTCGTCGAGGACGACCCCACGATCGTCGACGCCATCGCGGCCCGGCTCCGTGCCGAGGGCTTCCTCGTGCAGACCGCGGCCGACGGACCGGCCGCCGTCGACACGGCCGAGGCCTGGCAGCCCGATCTGCTGATCCTCGACATCATGCTGCCCGGCTTCGACGGCCTGGAGGTCTGCCGGCGCGTGCAGGCCCAGCGCCCGGTGCCGGTGCTGATGCTCACCGCGCGGGACGACGAGACGGACATGCTGGTCGGCCTCGGCGTCGGCGCCGACGACTACATGACCAAGCCGTTCTCCATGCGCGAGCTGGCCGCGCGGGTGCACGTGCTGCTGCGCCGGGTGGAGCGGGCGGCCATCGCCGCCTCCACCCCCCGCTCCGGCATCCTGCGCCTCGGCGAGCTGGAGATCGACCACGCGCAGCGCCGGGTGCGGGTGAAGTCCGAGGACGTCCACCTCACCCCGACCGAGTTCGACCTGCTGGTGTGCCTGGCCAACACCCCGCGCGCGGTGCTCTCCCGCGAGCAGCTGCTGGCCGAGGTGTGGGACTGGGCGGACGCCTCCGGCACCCGCACCGTCGACAGCCACATCAAGGCGCTGCGCCGGAAGATCGGCGCCGAGCGGATCCGCACCGTGCACGGTGTCGGCTACGCCCTGGAGACGCCCACCCCGTGA
- a CDS encoding rhomboid-like protein, whose amino-acid sequence MERTAPDPVGTDLLDGVPHQRAAGPWVPPARRRLVPPRVRPWRLLPTPAGTPFTFGYAVVLAVTSLIAALAPPSLVYALYQGSSTDVAHLVRSPAVVLLASALWIAGGVLSPYSAAFLLVLTALERRVGGARAACVFLAGHVLATLATEVPVGLAVLAGRLPATSLHRLDYGISFGVAASTGALAGLLRPWLRWPLLAGTAALLLDDLLAYTDPMTDWGHLTALAIGTAAWPVVRRWARSAHGTQNPRGSSRPLPTCGVP is encoded by the coding sequence GTGGAACGGACCGCCCCGGACCCCGTGGGCACGGACCTGCTGGACGGCGTGCCCCACCAGCGGGCCGCCGGGCCCTGGGTGCCGCCCGCCCGCCGCCGGCTCGTGCCGCCGCGGGTACGGCCCTGGCGGCTGCTGCCGACGCCCGCCGGGACACCGTTCACCTTCGGTTACGCGGTGGTCCTCGCCGTCACCTCGCTGATCGCGGCCCTGGCGCCGCCCTCCCTGGTGTACGCCCTCTACCAGGGTTCGAGCACCGACGTGGCCCACCTGGTGCGCTCGCCCGCGGTGGTGCTGCTGGCCAGCGCGCTGTGGATCGCGGGCGGGGTCCTCTCGCCGTACTCGGCCGCGTTCCTCCTGGTGCTGACCGCGCTGGAACGGCGCGTCGGCGGGGCGCGGGCGGCCTGCGTCTTCCTGGCCGGGCATGTGCTGGCCACCCTGGCGACGGAGGTCCCGGTCGGCCTCGCGGTGCTGGCCGGCCGGCTGCCGGCGACCTCCCTGCACCGCCTCGACTACGGCATCAGCTTCGGCGTCGCCGCGAGCACCGGCGCCCTGGCGGGCCTCCTGCGCCCCTGGCTGCGCTGGCCCCTGCTCGCCGGGACGGCGGCCCTCCTGCTGGACGACCTCCTCGCCTACACGGACCCGATGACCGACTGGGGCCATCTGACCGCCCTGGCGATCGGCACGGCCGCCTGGCCCGTGGTGCGCCGCTGGGCGCGGTCCGCCCACGGGACGCAGAACCCGCGCGGCTCGTCGCGACCCCTCCCCACCTGCGGTGTTCCGTGA
- the lon gene encoding endopeptidase La — protein sequence MAAESPAFTLVLPVLPLDDEVVLPGMVVPLDLSDAEVRAAVEAAQAAARSEPGKPRVLLVPRIDGTYARTGVLGTVEQVGRLADGDPGALVRGRSRVRIGAGTTGPGAALWVEGAQVAETVPDPLPGQVAELVKEYKALATSWLRKRGAWQVVDRVQAIDGVSALADNSGYSPFLTTDQKVELLETADPVARLRLATQQLRDHLAEQEVAETIAKDVQEGVDKQQREFLLRRQLEAVRKELRELNGEKEGEESDDYRARVEAADLPERVREAALKEVDKLERSSDQSPEGSWIRTWLDTVLEMPWNERTEDAYDIRGAKEILDAEHAGLEDVKERITEYLAVRKRRGDRGLGVIGGRRGGAVLALVGPPGVGKTSLGESVAHAMGRKFVRVALGGVRDEAEIRGHRRTYVGALPGRIVRAIKEAGSMNPVVLLDEIDKVGSDFRGDPAAALLEVLDPAQNHTFRDHYLEVELDLSDVVFLATANVLEAIPEALADRMEIVRLDGYTEDEKVVIARDHLLPRQLERAGLEPSEVTLEEGALRRLAGEYTREAGVRTLERSIARLLRKIAAQHELGERELPFTVADGDLRALLGRPHHVPEAAQDPAERRTAVPGVATGLAVTGAGGDVLFVEASLADPETGAAGLTLTGQLGDVMKESAQIALSFLRSHGAELGLPVTDLKDRGVHVHFPAGAVPKDGPSAGITLTTALASLLSGRLVRTDVAMTGEVSLTGRVLPIGGVKQKLLAAQRAGVTTVIIPKRNEADLDDVPAEVLDKLDVHTVADVRQVLELALSPAVEGVAPEVPVAA from the coding sequence ATGGCTGCTGAGTCACCGGCGTTCACGCTCGTCCTGCCCGTGCTGCCGCTCGACGACGAGGTCGTGCTGCCCGGCATGGTGGTTCCGCTGGACCTGAGCGACGCCGAGGTACGGGCCGCGGTGGAGGCCGCACAGGCCGCCGCCCGCTCCGAACCCGGCAAGCCCAGGGTGCTGCTGGTGCCGCGGATCGACGGCACCTACGCCAGGACCGGCGTGCTGGGCACGGTCGAGCAGGTCGGCCGGCTGGCCGACGGCGACCCCGGTGCTCTGGTCCGCGGCCGCAGCCGCGTCCGCATCGGCGCCGGCACCACCGGTCCCGGCGCCGCGCTGTGGGTCGAGGGCGCCCAGGTGGCGGAGACCGTGCCGGACCCGCTGCCCGGCCAGGTCGCCGAACTCGTCAAGGAGTACAAGGCGCTGGCCACCAGCTGGCTGCGCAAGCGCGGCGCCTGGCAGGTCGTGGACCGCGTCCAGGCCATCGACGGCGTCTCCGCGCTCGCCGACAACTCCGGGTACTCGCCCTTCCTGACCACCGACCAGAAGGTCGAACTCCTGGAGACCGCCGACCCGGTGGCCCGGCTGCGGCTCGCCACCCAGCAGCTGCGCGACCACCTCGCCGAGCAGGAGGTGGCCGAGACCATCGCCAAGGACGTCCAGGAAGGCGTGGACAAGCAGCAGCGCGAGTTCCTGCTGCGCCGTCAGCTGGAGGCCGTCCGCAAGGAACTGCGCGAGCTGAACGGCGAGAAGGAGGGCGAGGAGTCCGACGACTACCGCGCCCGCGTGGAGGCCGCCGATCTCCCGGAGCGCGTCCGCGAGGCCGCGCTGAAGGAGGTCGACAAGCTGGAGCGGTCCTCCGACCAGTCGCCCGAGGGCTCCTGGATCCGCACCTGGCTGGACACCGTCCTGGAGATGCCCTGGAACGAGCGGACCGAGGACGCCTACGACATCCGCGGCGCCAAGGAGATCCTCGACGCGGAGCACGCGGGCCTGGAGGACGTCAAGGAACGCATCACCGAGTACCTGGCCGTGCGCAAGCGGCGCGGCGACCGCGGCCTCGGCGTGATCGGCGGACGGCGCGGGGGCGCGGTGCTCGCGCTCGTCGGACCGCCCGGCGTCGGCAAGACCAGCCTCGGCGAGTCCGTGGCCCACGCCATGGGCCGCAAGTTCGTGCGCGTCGCGCTCGGCGGCGTCCGCGACGAGGCCGAGATCCGCGGTCACCGCCGTACGTACGTCGGCGCGCTGCCCGGCCGGATCGTGCGGGCGATCAAGGAGGCCGGGTCGATGAACCCGGTGGTGCTCCTCGACGAGATCGACAAGGTGGGCTCGGACTTCCGGGGCGACCCGGCCGCCGCCCTCCTGGAGGTGCTCGACCCGGCGCAGAACCACACGTTCCGGGACCACTACCTGGAGGTGGAACTGGACCTGTCCGACGTCGTCTTCCTCGCCACGGCCAACGTCCTGGAGGCGATCCCGGAGGCGCTGGCCGACCGGATGGAGATCGTGCGCCTGGACGGCTACACCGAGGACGAGAAGGTCGTCATCGCCCGGGACCACCTGCTCCCGCGCCAGCTGGAGCGGGCCGGTCTGGAGCCCAGCGAGGTCACCCTGGAGGAGGGCGCGCTGCGCAGGCTCGCCGGGGAGTACACCCGGGAGGCGGGCGTGCGCACGCTGGAGCGGTCGATCGCCCGGCTGCTGCGCAAGATCGCGGCCCAGCACGAACTGGGCGAGCGGGAGCTGCCGTTCACCGTCGCGGACGGCGATCTGCGCGCCCTGCTCGGCCGGCCGCACCACGTGCCCGAGGCCGCGCAGGACCCGGCCGAGCGCCGTACGGCCGTGCCCGGGGTGGCGACCGGGCTCGCGGTCACCGGCGCGGGCGGCGACGTGCTCTTCGTGGAGGCGTCCCTCGCCGACCCGGAGACGGGCGCGGCGGGCCTGACCCTCACCGGTCAGCTGGGCGACGTGATGAAGGAGTCGGCGCAGATCGCGCTGAGCTTCCTGCGCAGCCACGGCGCCGAGCTGGGCCTGCCGGTGACCGACCTGAAGGACCGGGGCGTGCACGTCCACTTCCCGGCGGGCGCGGTCCCCAAGGACGGCCCGAGCGCCGGCATCACGCTGACCACCGCGCTGGCCTCGCTGCTCTCCGGCCGCCTGGTGCGCACGGACGTGGCGATGACCGGCGAGGTCTCGCTGACCGGCCGGGTGCTGCCGATCGGCGGCGTGAAGCAGAAGCTGCTCGCCGCCCAGCGCGCCGGGGTGACCACCGTGATCATCCCCAAGCGCAACGAGGCCGACCTGGACGACGTCCCGGCCGAGGTGCTGGACAAGCTCGACGTGCACACCGTCGCCGACGTCCGCCAGGTCCTGGAGCTGGCGTTGTCGCCCGCGGTCGAGGGCGTGGCGCCGGAGGTTCCCGTGGCGGCGTGA
- a CDS encoding lysozyme → MPAHRPGSHRPRPLAVLVTALLAAAACALPLTSAQAASAPTRGAAYMGMGVAAHDGTHGTPTSGDATQTEGVDVSNYQGNVAWSTLYGSGVRWAYTKATEGTYYTNPSFTQQYNGSYNVGMIRGSYHFATPDTTSGATQASYFVAHGGGWSKDGKTLPGALDIEWNPYGASCYGKTASQMVSWIADFLNTYKSLTGRDAVIYTATSWWTECTGNYAGFAANNPLWIARYASDPGTLPAGWSYYTMWQYTSSGPTVGDHDKFNGALDRVQALANG, encoded by the coding sequence ATGCCTGCGCACAGACCCGGTTCCCACCGCCCGCGCCCGTTGGCCGTCCTGGTCACGGCCCTGCTCGCGGCGGCGGCCTGCGCCCTCCCCCTCACCTCCGCCCAGGCCGCGTCCGCCCCCACCCGCGGCGCCGCCTACATGGGCATGGGCGTCGCGGCCCACGACGGCACGCACGGCACCCCCACCAGCGGCGACGCCACCCAGACCGAGGGCGTGGACGTCTCCAACTACCAGGGCAACGTGGCCTGGTCCACCCTCTACGGCAGCGGTGTGCGCTGGGCGTACACCAAGGCGACGGAGGGCACGTACTACACGAACCCCTCGTTCACCCAGCAGTACAACGGCTCGTACAACGTGGGCATGATCCGCGGCTCGTACCACTTCGCGACCCCGGACACCACCAGCGGCGCCACCCAGGCGAGCTACTTCGTGGCACACGGCGGCGGCTGGTCCAAGGACGGCAAGACGCTGCCCGGCGCGCTCGACATCGAGTGGAACCCCTACGGCGCCTCCTGCTACGGCAAGACCGCGAGCCAGATGGTCAGCTGGATCGCGGACTTCCTGAACACGTACAAGTCCCTCACCGGCCGGGACGCCGTGATCTACACCGCCACCAGCTGGTGGACCGAGTGCACCGGCAACTACGCCGGGTTCGCGGCCAACAACCCGCTGTGGATCGCCCGCTACGCCTCGGACCCGGGGACGCTCCCGGCCGGCTGGTCGTACTACACGATGTGGCAGTACACCTCCTCCGGCCCGACCGTCGGCGACCACGACAAGTTCAACGGCGCGCTCGACCGCGTCCAGGCCCTCGCCAACGGCTGA
- a CDS encoding MarR family winged helix-turn-helix transcriptional regulator, with translation MHENGNGAEARVAEQVTPSGADQEFLALERELTVLLRRARANQGEMAREVHPDLESSAYGLLIRLDEHGGRRATELAGYFGVGKATMSRQLRALEELGLITREPDPADGRAWLVTLTEEGSRRVGTVREARRARYVSQLAHWDRREVAELARLLHQLNGVMEK, from the coding sequence GTGCACGAGAACGGAAACGGCGCAGAAGCACGCGTCGCCGAGCAGGTGACGCCCAGTGGTGCAGACCAGGAATTCCTCGCGCTGGAACGGGAGTTGACCGTGTTGCTGCGGCGCGCCCGGGCCAACCAGGGCGAGATGGCCCGCGAGGTCCACCCCGATCTGGAGTCCTCCGCCTACGGCCTGCTGATCCGGCTGGACGAGCACGGCGGGCGGCGGGCCACCGAACTCGCCGGCTACTTCGGCGTCGGCAAGGCCACCATGTCCCGCCAGCTGCGCGCCCTGGAGGAGCTGGGCCTGATCACCCGCGAGCCCGACCCCGCCGACGGCCGCGCCTGGCTCGTCACCCTCACCGAGGAGGGCAGCCGCCGGGTCGGCACGGTCCGCGAGGCCCGCCGCGCCCGGTACGTCAGCCAGCTCGCCCACTGGGACCGCCGGGAGGTCGCCGAGCTGGCCCGGCTGCTGCACCAGCTCAACGGGGTCATGGAGAAGTAA
- a CDS encoding protein phosphatase 2C domain-containing protein, giving the protein MRTDLVSEPGDATRPNEDFAGVGLPASGQGGCVILLDGVTPPATETGCLHSVPWFTARLGGALTELTVSGRDLTLPEILSRAIERTAGAHARTCELSHPRTPQATVVLARWGTETVEYLVLSDSALLLRSPRGEVTAVLDDRLTRLPRSALATEAAVDATLRNKEGGFFTAAADPSVAARAVTGTVPRRAVGALAALTDGATRWTETFRQGDWTALFDVVEKEGARSLVDRVRRLEAADREERAYLGRSKTHDDATVVYADLS; this is encoded by the coding sequence ATGCGAACTGATCTGGTTTCGGAGCCCGGAGACGCGACCCGGCCCAACGAGGACTTCGCCGGTGTCGGACTACCCGCCTCCGGACAGGGCGGTTGCGTGATCTTGCTGGACGGAGTGACGCCGCCCGCCACGGAGACGGGCTGTCTGCATTCCGTCCCCTGGTTCACCGCGCGGCTCGGCGGTGCGCTGACCGAACTGACCGTTTCCGGCCGAGATCTGACGCTGCCGGAGATCCTTTCCCGCGCGATCGAGCGCACCGCGGGCGCACATGCGCGAACCTGTGAGCTTTCTCACCCGCGCACCCCTCAGGCAACGGTCGTCCTGGCCCGCTGGGGCACGGAGACGGTCGAGTACCTGGTGCTCTCCGACTCGGCACTGCTGCTGCGCTCGCCCCGGGGCGAGGTCACCGCGGTGCTCGACGACCGGCTCACCCGGCTGCCCCGCTCGGCGCTCGCCACCGAAGCGGCGGTGGACGCCACCCTGCGCAACAAGGAGGGCGGCTTCTTCACGGCCGCCGCGGACCCCTCGGTCGCCGCCCGCGCGGTGACCGGGACCGTGCCCCGCCGCGCGGTGGGGGCGCTGGCCGCGCTGACGGACGGCGCGACCCGCTGGACGGAGACGTTCCGCCAGGGCGACTGGACGGCCCTGTTCGACGTGGTCGAGAAGGAGGGCGCCCGCTCGCTGGTCGACCGGGTGCGGCGGCTGGAGGCGGCGGACCGCGAGGAGCGGGCGTACCTCGGGCGGAGCAAGACGCACGACGACGCGACGGTGGTGTACGCCGACCTGTCGTGA